One part of the Magallana gigas chromosome 5, xbMagGiga1.1, whole genome shotgun sequence genome encodes these proteins:
- the LOC136269441 gene encoding uncharacterized protein isoform X1 translates to MGHLEIDLNCLGICRAWHYALFTLFDIHFPVRDHNIIELLQPNQNRNRSMILKNTRMAVMRDYLITPIMICNSRRKVSRFLFGTCQGRVFLAILAIVGLTYINMLIYMPVFQVFRNRNVHAPCLIPVFDIYDKSISDQFWSQQPLPCEGWLNIFYVTSSGKLTLNNSAVGLSGLHDIQCHYRYIHRKSETEFVFSEKHLYTKPTYLDGDFVHVECFNNQKNRVYNNLHFNIDAKPILKSKKLVNESLDRLSVIAFGLDSVSRLIAERKLPKTMKYLRQNLGAYVFTGHTRLGDSSFPNLNPLLTGLISDNTSPVPPVHKLPFIFKNFSEHGAVNVFVEDWYKVATFKGFTDQPSMHYSQPLVQAMDQVRPSYLALDKSFQFLQSHNIPLRKVSALCFGNEKRYKILMNYYKKFIETYGNTRKFAFSWINELAHDFFNMVELADGDIRDLFKWLKESGKLDNAVLLFFSDHGPRYSEIQNTDIGRVSNLLPLMSIALPKRLTEKYPHIAKNMKINTERLTTNHDVFLMLKDILYANYEKQPVVTPNEDGMIPHEISLFREIPSSRSCAEARISDVFCPCYSSVRVPTSDERIQTAARFVVNKINDILKEVRSKCAKVEYKSIRHASLIFPDMQRDLSQERAFSLRGYFWKVESATRFLISLHTEPGNALFEARIDYRAANDIKILGTILRTNAYGNQSSCIDHGDRLRRLYCYCV, encoded by the exons ATGGGTCACTTAGAAATCGATTTAAACTGTTTGGGTATTTGTCGCGCATGGCATTATgcattatttactttatttgacATTCATTTCCCAGTTCGCGATCACAACATTATTGAGCTGCTTCAGCCGAACCAAAATAGGAATCGTAGCATG ATATTGAAGAACACAAGGATGGCGGTAATGAGGGATTATCTAATCACGCCGATTATGATCTGTAACTCTCGGAGGAAAGTCTCGCGCTTCCTCTTTGGGACATGTCAAGGAAGGGTATTTTTGGCCATTTTAGCCATCGTCGGATTAACGTACATAAATATGCTGATATACATGCCCGTCTTCCAAGTTTTTCGAAACAGAAATGTTCACGCTCCGTGTCTTATTCCGGTGTTTGACATTTATGACAAATCAATTAGCGACCAGTTCTGGTCTCAGCAACCATTGCCATGTGAGGGTTggttgaatatattttatgtgacgTCATCCGGGAAACTGACGTTAAACAATTCTGCCGTTGGACTCTCGGGATTACACGATATTCAGTGCCATTATAGATATATTCATAGAAAGTCGGAGACAGAGTTTGTGTTTTCTGAAAAACATTTATACACGAAACCTACATACCTCGATGGAGATTTCGTTCATGTCGAATGTTTCAACAATCAAAAGAACCGCGTCTACAATAATCTGCATTTCAATATAGATGCAAAAcccattttaaaatcaaagaaattagtCAACGAATCCCTGGACAGGCTAAGTGTGATCGCATTTGGTTTAGACTCTGTTTCCCGACTCATTGCCGAAAGGAAACTACCCAAAACCATGAAATATCTTCGTCAGAATTTAGGTGCCTACGTTTTCACCGGACACACACGTTTGGGTGATAGCTCCTTTCCCAATCTGAACCCTCTACTGACCGGGTTGATTTCAGACAATACTTCACCAGTGCCACCTGTTCACAAATTGCCTTTCATTTTCAAGAATTTTTCTGAACATGGTGCAGTCAACGTTTTTGTTGAAGATTGGTACAAAGTGGCCACATTTAAGGGATTTACTGATCAACCCTCTATGCATTACTCGCAGCCATTAGTTCAAGCGATGGATCAGGTTCGACCGTCTTACTTAGCTTTGGACAAAAGTTTCCAATTTCTACAGAGTCATAATATACCACTTCGGAAAGTTTCTGCGCTGTGTTTTGGAAATGAAAAGAGGTATAAAATCCTTATGAACTATTACAAGAAATTTATTGAGACCTATGGAAACACGAGAAAATTCGCATTTTCATGGATTAACGAGTTAGCCCATGATTTTTTCAACATGGTGGAACTGGCTGACGGTGACATTCGTGACCTGTTTAAGTGGCTTAAAGAATCCGGAAAGTTAGACAATGCAGTGCTTTTGTTTTTTAGTGACCATGGTCCCAGATACAGTGAAATTCAAAATACGGATATCGGCAGGGTTTCTAACCTTTTACCTTTGATGTCAATTGCATTACCGAAACGTTTGACTGAAAAATACCCACATATTGCCAAGAATATGAAAATTAACACAGAGCGACTAACAACCAACCATGATGTGTTTCTGATGTTAAAAGACATTCTCTATGCAAACTACGAGAAACAACCTGTAGTTACACCTAACGAAGACGGTATGATTCCGCATGAGATTAGTTTGTTTAGAGAGATTCCTTCTTCTCGAAGTTGTGCGGAGGCGCGGATATCAGACGTCTTCTGTCCATGTTATTCCTCCGTCAGAGTTCCGACCTCCGACGAAAGAATTCAGACTGCGGCGCGTTTTGTTGTCAATAAAATTAACGACATTCTGAAGGAAGTGCGATCGAAGTGTGCCAAAGTGGAATACAAATCCATTCGGCACGCCTCGCTCATATTCCCCGATATGCAGAGGGATTTATCCCAAGAGCGTGCTTTTTCATTACGGGGATACTTTTGGAAAGTGGAAAGCGCGACCCGCTTTCTCATCAGCTTACACACAGAACCCGGCAACGCGTTATTTGAAGCAAGGATTGATTACAGAGCCGCTAACGACATTAAAATATTAGGGACCATATTGCGAACAAACGCTTACGGCAACCAGTCTTCTTGTATTGACCACGGCGATAGGTTACGGCGGTTATATTGCTATTGTGTCTAA
- the LOC136269441 gene encoding uncharacterized protein isoform X2, giving the protein MAVMRDYLITPIMICNSRRKVSRFLFGTCQGRVFLAILAIVGLTYINMLIYMPVFQVFRNRNVHAPCLIPVFDIYDKSISDQFWSQQPLPCEGWLNIFYVTSSGKLTLNNSAVGLSGLHDIQCHYRYIHRKSETEFVFSEKHLYTKPTYLDGDFVHVECFNNQKNRVYNNLHFNIDAKPILKSKKLVNESLDRLSVIAFGLDSVSRLIAERKLPKTMKYLRQNLGAYVFTGHTRLGDSSFPNLNPLLTGLISDNTSPVPPVHKLPFIFKNFSEHGAVNVFVEDWYKVATFKGFTDQPSMHYSQPLVQAMDQVRPSYLALDKSFQFLQSHNIPLRKVSALCFGNEKRYKILMNYYKKFIETYGNTRKFAFSWINELAHDFFNMVELADGDIRDLFKWLKESGKLDNAVLLFFSDHGPRYSEIQNTDIGRVSNLLPLMSIALPKRLTEKYPHIAKNMKINTERLTTNHDVFLMLKDILYANYEKQPVVTPNEDGMIPHEISLFREIPSSRSCAEARISDVFCPCYSSVRVPTSDERIQTAARFVVNKINDILKEVRSKCAKVEYKSIRHASLIFPDMQRDLSQERAFSLRGYFWKVESATRFLISLHTEPGNALFEARIDYRAANDIKILGTILRTNAYGNQSSCIDHGDRLRRLYCYCV; this is encoded by the coding sequence ATGGCGGTAATGAGGGATTATCTAATCACGCCGATTATGATCTGTAACTCTCGGAGGAAAGTCTCGCGCTTCCTCTTTGGGACATGTCAAGGAAGGGTATTTTTGGCCATTTTAGCCATCGTCGGATTAACGTACATAAATATGCTGATATACATGCCCGTCTTCCAAGTTTTTCGAAACAGAAATGTTCACGCTCCGTGTCTTATTCCGGTGTTTGACATTTATGACAAATCAATTAGCGACCAGTTCTGGTCTCAGCAACCATTGCCATGTGAGGGTTggttgaatatattttatgtgacgTCATCCGGGAAACTGACGTTAAACAATTCTGCCGTTGGACTCTCGGGATTACACGATATTCAGTGCCATTATAGATATATTCATAGAAAGTCGGAGACAGAGTTTGTGTTTTCTGAAAAACATTTATACACGAAACCTACATACCTCGATGGAGATTTCGTTCATGTCGAATGTTTCAACAATCAAAAGAACCGCGTCTACAATAATCTGCATTTCAATATAGATGCAAAAcccattttaaaatcaaagaaattagtCAACGAATCCCTGGACAGGCTAAGTGTGATCGCATTTGGTTTAGACTCTGTTTCCCGACTCATTGCCGAAAGGAAACTACCCAAAACCATGAAATATCTTCGTCAGAATTTAGGTGCCTACGTTTTCACCGGACACACACGTTTGGGTGATAGCTCCTTTCCCAATCTGAACCCTCTACTGACCGGGTTGATTTCAGACAATACTTCACCAGTGCCACCTGTTCACAAATTGCCTTTCATTTTCAAGAATTTTTCTGAACATGGTGCAGTCAACGTTTTTGTTGAAGATTGGTACAAAGTGGCCACATTTAAGGGATTTACTGATCAACCCTCTATGCATTACTCGCAGCCATTAGTTCAAGCGATGGATCAGGTTCGACCGTCTTACTTAGCTTTGGACAAAAGTTTCCAATTTCTACAGAGTCATAATATACCACTTCGGAAAGTTTCTGCGCTGTGTTTTGGAAATGAAAAGAGGTATAAAATCCTTATGAACTATTACAAGAAATTTATTGAGACCTATGGAAACACGAGAAAATTCGCATTTTCATGGATTAACGAGTTAGCCCATGATTTTTTCAACATGGTGGAACTGGCTGACGGTGACATTCGTGACCTGTTTAAGTGGCTTAAAGAATCCGGAAAGTTAGACAATGCAGTGCTTTTGTTTTTTAGTGACCATGGTCCCAGATACAGTGAAATTCAAAATACGGATATCGGCAGGGTTTCTAACCTTTTACCTTTGATGTCAATTGCATTACCGAAACGTTTGACTGAAAAATACCCACATATTGCCAAGAATATGAAAATTAACACAGAGCGACTAACAACCAACCATGATGTGTTTCTGATGTTAAAAGACATTCTCTATGCAAACTACGAGAAACAACCTGTAGTTACACCTAACGAAGACGGTATGATTCCGCATGAGATTAGTTTGTTTAGAGAGATTCCTTCTTCTCGAAGTTGTGCGGAGGCGCGGATATCAGACGTCTTCTGTCCATGTTATTCCTCCGTCAGAGTTCCGACCTCCGACGAAAGAATTCAGACTGCGGCGCGTTTTGTTGTCAATAAAATTAACGACATTCTGAAGGAAGTGCGATCGAAGTGTGCCAAAGTGGAATACAAATCCATTCGGCACGCCTCGCTCATATTCCCCGATATGCAGAGGGATTTATCCCAAGAGCGTGCTTTTTCATTACGGGGATACTTTTGGAAAGTGGAAAGCGCGACCCGCTTTCTCATCAGCTTACACACAGAACCCGGCAACGCGTTATTTGAAGCAAGGATTGATTACAGAGCCGCTAACGACATTAAAATATTAGGGACCATATTGCGAACAAACGCTTACGGCAACCAGTCTTCTTGTATTGACCACGGCGATAGGTTACGGCGGTTATATTGCTATTGTGTCTAA